A DNA window from Drosophila sechellia strain sech25 chromosome X, ASM438219v1, whole genome shotgun sequence contains the following coding sequences:
- the LOC6616223 gene encoding thioredoxin domain-containing protein 17 has translation MPEYVPARGFKEMENLIKLYENQRSPIYIYFYGEKDKEGRSWCPDCVAAEETIMSAFRNHAPADCLILVVDVGSREFWIGKDNMFRKPPYSVDGIPTLIRWKGVERLDGDQLLKSSLLELFFEETDPKKSNFVAQ, from the exons ATGCCCGAATACGTGCCGGCACGGGGCTTCAAGGAGATGGAGAACCTGATCAAGCTGTACGAGAACCAGCGCAGCCCCATCTACATCTACTTCTACGGCGAGAAGGACAAGGAAGGGCGCAGCTGGTGTCCGGACTGCGTGGCGG CCGAGGAAACTATCATGAGTGCCTTCCGCAACCACGCGCCGGCGGATTGCTTGATCCTGGTGGTGGACGTGGGCAGCCGGGAGTTCTGGATTGGCAAGGACAACATGTTCCGAAAGCCGCCATACTCGGTGGACGGCATACCGACCCTTATACGCTGGAAGGGCGTGGAGCGCCTGGACGGGGATCAGCTGCTCAAGTCGAGTCTCCTGGAGCTCTTTTTCGAGGAGACCGATCCGAAGAAGTCCAATTTTGTCGCCCAATAA
- the LOC6616221 gene encoding UPF0729 protein GD16342 produces MVCVPCFIIPLLLYIWHKFVQPIILRYWNPWEKKDAQGNVIKKGPDFPFECKGGVCPFVPGAKKPEKAIPAEESQNPPSSATAALAAETEVDESKKEI; encoded by the coding sequence ATGGTTTGCGTGCCCTGTTTCATCATTCCACTGCTTCTGTACATTTGGCACAAATTTGTGCAGCCGATAATCCTGCGCTACTGGAATCCATGGGAGAAGAAGGACGCCCAGGGCAATGTGATCAAGAAGGGCCCCGACTTCCCCTTCGAGTGCAAGGGCGGCGTTTGCCCCTTCGTTCCGGGGGCCAAGAAACCGGAGAAGGCCATTCCTGCCGAGGAATCCCAAAATCCGCCATCGagtgcaacagcagcactggcagcggaaacggaagtggacGAGTCCAAGAAGGAGATCTAG
- the LOC6616222 gene encoding LOW QUALITY PROTEIN: follicle cell protein 3C-1 (The sequence of the model RefSeq protein was modified relative to this genomic sequence to represent the inferred CDS: inserted 1 base in 1 codon) yields the protein MAYKMDGAKAEVFSVSXDTKMGAFKNSLLLLTLLLAIHLEASKIVYKKPLYGNSNLIKDKRVKTKSVKLETSTMSSTTSSSTTAEEDWPTAVEFVIMTTPASELEASSESIANNATTESTVGEAPFTGSSEGSTRSIEPTTSPLSTTPSLVSTIPLPPTPGLPPAPQDNQPVPCTCGVFLSSQIPNGLPTKPLIHQELDHMFPCNAIGRKQCQTKCLETIVQHLPNSANIVCSALGHDCHKERAYLFIKNCHNQWVNTNLQAGREYCCRSGVPYRCPLMG from the exons ATGGCTTATAAAATGGATGGTGCAAAGGCAGAAGTATTCAGTGTTT GAGATACCAAGATGG GCGCCTTTAAGAAttccctgctgctgctgacgctTCTGCTGGCCATCCATCTCGAGGCCTCCAAGATAGTCTACAAGAAGCCGCTCTACGGCAATAGCAACCTCATCAAGGACAAGCGTGTGAAGACCAAGTCTGTCAAGCTGGAAACCAGCACCATGAGCAGCACCACCAGTAGCAGCACAACAGCCGAAGAGGATTGGCCCACGGCCGTTGAGTTTGTGATCATGACAACGCCCGCAAGCGAGTTGGAAGCCAGCTCGGAATCCATTGCTAACAATGCCACCACAGAATCGACCGTTGGCGAGGCCCCCTTCACCGGATCGTCGGAAGGATCCACACGATCGATAGAGCCAACCACGAGTCCGCTGAGCACAACCCCCAGTCTGGTTAGCACCATTCCCTTGCCACCGACACCGGGACTACCTCCAGCTCCCCAGGATAATCAGCCAGTGCCGTGCACCTGCGGCGTGTTCCTCTCCTCGCAAATCCCCAATGGCCTGCCGACGAAGCCACTAATCCACCAGGAGCTGGATCACATGTTCCCCTGCAATGCCATCGGTCGCAAGCAGTGTCAAACGAAATGCCTAGAGACG ATCGTGCAACACCTGCCGAATTCCGCAAATATAGTGTGCTCCGCACTGGGTCACGATTGCCACAAGGAACGGGCATATTTGTTCATCAAGAACTGTCACAACCAATGGGTTAATACGAATCTGCAGGCGGGCAGGGAGTACTGTTGTCGCTCCGGCGTTCCCTACCGCTGCCCTTTGATGGGTTAA